DNA from Ovis aries strain OAR_USU_Benz2616 breed Rambouillet chromosome 15, ARS-UI_Ramb_v3.0, whole genome shotgun sequence:
GatagtgatggttgcacagcatTATGAATGCATTTAAATCCACTGAAATGCACACTTTAAAAGGATTAGGATGGAAAGTTttatgttagttgttcagttcagttcagttcagctcagcccatcagtcgtgtctgactctttgcaaccccatgaaccacagcacgccaggcctccctgtccatcaccaactccaagagtttacccaaactcatgtccattgagtcggtgatgcatccaaccatctcattctctgtcgtccccttctcctcctgccctcaatcttttccaacatcagggtcttttcaaatgagtcagctcttcacatcaggtggccagagtattggagtttcagcttcaacatcagtccttccagtgaacacccaggactgatctcctttagggtggactggttggatctccttgcagtccaagggactctcaagcgtcttcaccaacaccacagttcaaaagcatcaattcttttgaattgatgacactcagctttctttatagtccaactgtcacatccatacatgactaccggaaaaaccagtcttgactagatggaccttcattgacaaactaatgtctctgctttttaatatggtgtctaggttggtcataacttttcttccaaggagcaagtgctttttttttttttaataatttcatggctgcagttacgaTCTGAAGTGAAATGTTAGTTGTATTtgaccacaattttaaaaattgtgaaacaaaacaaaaaccagtagCACTGGGTGATAATTGTCCCACAGCCTTACACCAACTTATCCACTTGCACTTACCCTCTAGTGTCAGTGGATGTGCTGATCCTCATCTTTGTGAGGATTAATTATTTGGTTGGCAAAAAAATTAGTTCTGTGTTTTCCATAACAGCTTACAGAAgacccaaaggaactttttggccaacccaatactgtCATGCTTTATATTCAATCTCCGCAGttgtaaagaatatacctgccaattcaggagatgcaggcattgtgggttccatccctgggtcttgaagatcccctggagtaggaagtggcaacccactccagtactcttgcctggaaaattctatggacagaagagtccagcgggctacagtccacagaatcgCAAATATTCAGACACACACTATTTCCTTAGGGAATTTTCTATGCCAATTAACTCCTGTCATTCTATAGTTTTAATCTCTCACTATGTAACATTTTTAACCTTAGTTTATAAATATGCTCAGTTCTTTTTCCTATATTACAAATATCCTCCAACTACTTTATGGTCACCCTTCATCATGGCTTATTTATCTCCTTGCTTTCACTGACAAGTTTCCAAAAGTAATATATGCCATGCCTCCAGGAGTTTTCCATTTATTCCCCAAGCCACTGTGGCAGAATCTCAGCTTTCATTGCTGGATTTCAGCtagttttttctgtttgtttttttttttgtttgtttcttagggTCATTCATGTGTTCTCAGCAGCATTTGATATTTTTGATCCTTAGAAGACCCACTCAAGCAGTTCAGTACTATTGTTCATGTAACACCCAGACATGACGCTAGACTCTCTTGGTTTTAGTGGTTCCAGGAAGGCTATCCAGCCTCATCTTGCTTTAGTCTATATAGTCCTTTCCAATAACTTCTATCAAATTCCATCTTTATTGGTTTTCTCTTATAGAAATCTACTCCCTGAAGGTATTCATCCACACTACTGGAATAACATGGCACTGGATTAACAAGCACTCCTGTGCTTCCAAACGTGTATTACTAGCAAAAATCTGGAAATGTTTGCCGGCAATGTCTTGCCTACATGGGCACAGCAGACTCAACATCTTTAGCTGAATTTCACTTTGTCATTTCTTACATAAGATATTCAAAATTGAATGTATTCAATGTATTGATTTTTCTTAACTCTCTATCCATTTAATCTTATAATATGATGGAGCTAAAAATTCTATCAATatagaaattattattaaaatgtatggaattatttgaatgtattttcttaaatttaagaataaatatgttatatatatatatatatagtgaaagctATAAATCAAactctgttatatatatattatataaataatcacTTACCCATGACCTTAGATAACTTTAGATAACTCTCCTAACCAAGAGAAAATTTATCCGGATATCTTCATGTAACAATATAATGTATTATTTCTATAGGATGTATGCATTGTGAAGATAAATGTTACCAGTCCAGGAAAACATGGAAATCTTAGATAATTCAACATCTAAATTTCCAACTTTCTTGTTGGCTGGAATTCCTGGCCTAGAGTTTGCCCATGCTTGGATCTCCATTCCCTTCTGCTGTCTTTATGCCACTGCCCTCTCTGGGAACAGCATGATCCTGTTTGTCATCATCACCCAGCAGAGCCTGCATGAGCCCATGTACTATTTCCTCTCCATGCTGTCAGCTGCTGACTTGGGTTTGACTGTCTCTACAATGTCAACCACATTAGGTATCCTCTGGTTTGATGCAAATGCAATCAGTCTAGATATGTGCATTATCCAGATGTTTTTTCTTCATGGGTTTGCCGTCATAGAATCTGGGGTGCTGGTGGCTATGGCCTTTGACCGTTATGTGGCCATCTGTGATCCTCTGAGGTACACCACCATTCTCACTAGTTAGAGAATCATCCAGATGGGTCTCCTGATGGTTATACGCACTGTAGTATTAATTGTACCACTGCTTTTGCTTCTTAAGCCCCTCAGTTTTTGTGGAGGGAATGTGCTTTCCCACTCCTACTGCTATCAtccagatgtgattaaattagcATGTTCAGATACTCGGGCCAATAGCATCTGTGGATTAATCGATCTCATCTTGACCACAGGAGTAGATACGCCATGCATTGTCCTCTCTTATATCTTGATCATTCACTCTGTTCTCAGTATTTCCTCCCCTCGAGAACGACACAAAGTTTTTAgcacctgtgtctcccacattggagcaGTTTCTATTTTCTACATCCCCATGATTAGCTTGTCATTGGTGCATCGCTATGGGCGATCAGCCCCCAAAGTTGTCCATTCAATGATGGCCAATATGtacctgctttttcctcctgtgctCAACCCCATCATCTACAGTGTAAAAACAAAGCAGATTCGCAATGCTATACTCAGGCTTCTTCTTATGAAATAGACAGAGATAATTAAGTTTGAGAAAATAATGATAGAAGTGGCTTTCATTGTAGAAAAGCAGTTCTGCTAGGTTACTGTCTTTCAgacattttttcctcatcttttcatttgttcaacaaatattcagtAAGCATTTTTGAGTTTTCAgtcataaaatacatatatgataTACCTTAAGGAATTTACAGTCtaataataaaagcataaaaataataataatgaaataatttaagtaaTGCCTGtagtaactaacatttattgtCCATTTTATACTAAGCATTCTATTAACTGCATTTAATATATACTACTTATTCTTCAAAACTGCTCATTGAAATGATTAATTATATTTCAGaagtgaagaaacagacaaagacaTTTAGGCCATCAAAGGTAAGACATCTAACAGAGCAGGATTGAGGTTTGAATTCATGCTTTTTGTATCTCGGGTACTGTGTTCTTCACAAACTTATTGTGTACTCTTCCAAAAGCAACTACAAAAATGTCACAAGATCAGAAGTAGGAACTGGTCTTCACATCTGTGTATCACgcatttaaaatattgtaatgaATTTCTAGCAGTATATTTTAGCTTTTAGTCTTTATTCATAATTAATAGTACAAAAATTGAAACAGATGTGCCATGGCATGCAAGCCATAGGTCATTACCTAGTACTGAACAACCAGTAGAAAATCTGCAAGGATTAGGGACATCAGCTAATTCACGACAGCAATTTAGAGAACTGGAGAGATCATGAAGAGGCATGACCTTTGAGGTAGAATTTGTTAACTTTCTTGTGTCCAAAGGTCCTTTTGAAACCTAATGAAATCCATCAACCCTTTTCCAGAGAACAATAACATATAAAAacattcatattattttccatagaatGTCAGAGGATTCACAAAATGCCATGAAGGGCCTACATGGCTCTCCTAGTCAAAGAACCAAAGTAAAGAATTCATAATTTTTAGGCTATAAATGGTGGTACACAGCTAGACTTAAAAAGTTTGGTTCCTGAAAAGAGATGCATGATGACAAT
Protein-coding regions in this window:
- the LOC114118275 gene encoding LOW QUALITY PROTEIN: olfactory receptor 51F1-like (The sequence of the model RefSeq protein was modified relative to this genomic sequence to represent the inferred CDS: substituted 1 base at 1 genomic stop codon), with the translated sequence MLPVQENMEILDNSTSKFPTFLLAGIPGLEFAHAWISIPFCCLYATALSGNSMILFVIITQQSLHEPMYYFLSMLSAADLGLTVSTMSTTLGILWFDANAISLDMCIIQMFFLHGFAVIESGVLVAMAFDRYVAICDPLRYTTILTSXRIIQMGLLMVIRTVVLIVPLLLLLKPLSFCGGNVLSHSYCYHPDVIKLACSDTRANSICGLIDLILTTGVDTPCIVLSYILIIHSVLSISSPRERHKVFSTCVSHIGAVSIFYIPMISLSLVHRYGRSAPKVVHSMMANMYLLFPPVLNPIIYSVKTKQIRNAILRLLLMK